The Chloroflexota bacterium genome window below encodes:
- a CDS encoding Fic family protein, with protein MTQQPQDATGRAGTYVRQPTGYAAFIPRTLPPDLPLDAVSLQGVLSQADLALGRLDGAALTLPDPDVFVFMYIRKEALLSSQIEGTQSSLQDVLAVQGQLFAPARPVDAAEVVNYIGAMELGLQQLETLPVSVRLLRNIHRRLLQGVRGSHLTPGELRTSQNWVGPQGASIRNAAFVPPPPDLVLNALGDLERFLHAEDDLPLLIRIGLAHAQFETIHPFLDGNGRLGRLLITFLLTERGILHKPTLYLSHYFARNRQRYYDLLQAVRDTGDWEGWLRFFLQGIVEVAGEAADTVRRIQSLREDDRAAVSNAFGRAAANGLRVLERLYGEPYVNVSRIQELTGTSYAGANQLVSRMVECGILEEITGQARNRVFAYKRYMDLFETA; from the coding sequence ATGACTCAGCAGCCACAGGATGCCACCGGGCGCGCCGGAACGTACGTCCGGCAGCCGACAGGCTACGCGGCGTTCATCCCCAGGACGCTGCCGCCCGACCTACCGCTGGACGCGGTATCGCTTCAGGGCGTGCTCTCGCAGGCCGACCTGGCTCTGGGCCGGCTGGACGGCGCAGCACTCACCCTGCCGGACCCCGATGTCTTTGTCTTCATGTACATTCGCAAAGAAGCGCTGCTTTCCAGCCAAATCGAAGGAACGCAGAGCTCGCTGCAGGACGTGCTCGCCGTGCAGGGACAGCTCTTTGCCCCGGCCAGGCCCGTCGACGCGGCCGAAGTGGTCAACTACATCGGCGCAATGGAGCTTGGGCTGCAGCAGCTCGAAACGCTGCCGGTTTCCGTGCGCCTCTTGCGCAATATCCACCGCCGGCTGCTCCAAGGCGTCCGGGGGTCGCACCTCACGCCCGGCGAGCTACGGACATCGCAGAACTGGGTCGGCCCGCAGGGGGCCAGCATTCGGAACGCCGCCTTCGTGCCGCCGCCGCCAGACCTTGTGCTGAACGCCCTCGGCGACCTGGAGCGTTTCCTGCACGCCGAGGACGACCTGCCCTTGCTCATCCGCATCGGCCTCGCCCACGCGCAGTTTGAAACCATACACCCCTTCCTTGACGGCAACGGGCGGCTTGGCCGGCTGCTCATCACCTTTCTCCTGACAGAACGGGGAATTCTCCACAAGCCGACCCTCTACCTCTCGCACTACTTTGCCCGCAACCGGCAGCGGTACTATGACCTGCTGCAGGCAGTGAGAGACACGGGCGACTGGGAGGGGTGGCTCCGCTTCTTTCTTCAGGGGATCGTGGAAGTTGCCGGAGAAGCCGCCGACACGGTCCGGCGCATTCAATCTCTACGCGAGGACGACAGGGCGGCGGTGTCAAACGCATTCGGCAGGGCCGCCGCAAACGGACTCCGCGTGCTTGAGCGGCTGTACGGAGAACCCTATGTGAACGTGTCCCGGATCCAGGAACTGACGGGTACGTCCTACGCCGGCGCCAACCAGCTCGTGTCGCGCATGGTGGAATGCGGCATTCTAGAGGAGATAACTGGGCAAGCTCGAAACAGGGTCTTCGCCTATAAGCGTTACATGGACCTGTTCGAGACCGCCTAA
- a CDS encoding excalibur calcium-binding domain-containing protein, with amino-acid sequence MTLARRVLLVALLLSAAACGDLLDSVAPSPATPIPVDLSLTIAEPPDDLPPYDRDEWPHWVDDDGDCQDTRQEVLVAESRDRVTYRDDRRCSVEAGRWLDPYTGATYTDPRDLDIDHLVPLANAHRSGGWAWSAERKRQFANSLGDDAHLIAVTALVNREKGAKGPEEWRPPDEAYWCEYASSWAGVKQTWGLTATHAETIALQDMLKTCDGVVEFEAAGEALVAQPAAPQPIRAYASCDEAAAAGEPRVKGGVGEGWGFPASLLPNNRDGDGDGVVCEVVLAASAQPTAMPLPTATSTFVPSATPAPVRVYTTCDQAAAAGEERVQGYIGPGVGFSAASVPSARDGDGDGIVCEVDAPATATPQSAPAPADATATPTPAASTPAPTATSTAATSPSPTAAATPAPSTARTYASCDEAEAAGEERVQGSIGEGWGFPAEIVPGARDGDGDGVVCEARRPASSSGSPDPTPTVAPGSDGTYASCDDAEAAGEPRLQGSSGPGRGFPAELVPGARDGDGDGVVCEE; translated from the coding sequence ATGACCCTTGCACGTCGCGTCCTCCTCGTTGCCCTGCTGCTCTCTGCGGCAGCGTGCGGCGACCTCCTTGACAGCGTCGCGCCATCCCCCGCGACGCCCATCCCCGTCGACCTCTCCCTCACCATCGCGGAGCCGCCGGACGACCTGCCGCCCTACGACCGGGACGAGTGGCCCCATTGGGTTGACGACGATGGCGATTGCCAGGACACGCGGCAGGAGGTGCTCGTCGCGGAGAGCAGGGATCGGGTGACCTACCGCGATGACCGCCGGTGCAGCGTTGAGGCCGGCCGATGGCTGGACCCGTACACCGGCGCCACCTACACGGACCCCCGCGATCTGGACATCGACCACCTGGTGCCCCTTGCCAATGCGCACCGCTCCGGCGGCTGGGCGTGGTCAGCGGAGCGCAAGAGGCAGTTCGCCAACAGCCTCGGCGATGACGCGCACCTCATCGCCGTCACCGCCTTGGTCAACCGCGAGAAGGGCGCGAAAGGCCCGGAGGAGTGGCGGCCGCCGGACGAGGCGTACTGGTGTGAGTACGCCTCGTCTTGGGCGGGGGTAAAGCAGACGTGGGGCCTGACGGCAACCCATGCCGAGACCATCGCCCTGCAGGATATGCTGAAGACGTGCGATGGCGTCGTTGAATTCGAGGCCGCCGGCGAGGCGCTCGTAGCCCAGCCCGCCGCGCCCCAGCCTATTCGCGCGTACGCCTCCTGTGACGAGGCCGCCGCTGCCGGGGAGCCGCGCGTGAAGGGCGGGGTGGGCGAGGGATGGGGCTTCCCCGCGTCCCTGTTGCCCAACAACCGCGACGGCGACGGTGACGGCGTCGTGTGCGAGGTCGTGCTGGCCGCGAGCGCGCAACCCACGGCCATGCCGTTGCCCACCGCGACGTCCACGTTCGTGCCCTCCGCAACGCCTGCGCCGGTCAGGGTATACACGACCTGCGACCAGGCCGCCGCCGCGGGAGAGGAGCGCGTGCAGGGCTACATTGGCCCCGGGGTGGGCTTCTCCGCCGCAAGCGTACCCTCCGCCCGCGATGGCGACGGTGACGGCATCGTGTGCGAGGTGGACGCTCCAGCGACTGCCACCCCTCAGTCAGCCCCTGCGCCCGCCGACGCCACCGCCACCCCGACGCCCGCGGCGTCCACCCCGGCTCCCACCGCAACATCAACTGCGGCCACCAGCCCGTCGCCAACAGCCGCGGCCACCCCAGCGCCCTCCACCGCCCGCACATACGCCTCGTGCGATGAGGCCGAGGCCGCGGGGGAGGAGCGCGTGCAGGGCAGCATCGGCGAGGGATGGGGCTTCCCCGCGGAGATCGTGCCCGGCGCCCGTGACGGCGACGGTGACGGCGTCGTGTGCGAGGCGCGACGCCCCGCGTCGTCCTCCGGCTCGCCTGACCCAACGCCCACCGTTGCGCCCGGCAGCGATGGCACCTATGCTTCCTGCGACGACGCGGAGGCTGCCGGTGAGCCGCGCCTGCAGGGGTCGAGCGGCCCCGGCAGGGGGTTCCCGGCGGAGCTCGTGCCCGGCGCCCGCGACGGAGACGGCGATGGCGTCGTATGTGAGGAGTAG
- the aspS gene encoding aspartate--tRNA ligase translates to MLKDRDCGSLRAADAGSSVALAGWVDRRRDHGGLIFLDLRDRSGVVQVVINPESIESPYEDAERVRGEWVLRIEGEVSPRPAGTVNTNLATGEVEVAVRTLAVLNASSPPPFYINEDSDVDEQLRMRHRHLYLRRRRMQNNLILRHRIVKHIRDFLDERDFLEIETPILIKSTPEGARDYLVPSRVHPGSFYALPQSPQQLKQLLMVAGFERYFQIARCFRDEDLRADRQPEFTQLDLEMSFVEREDILDLIEELYATMAAKLVPRKTVQRPFPRLSHAAAMDRYGSDKPDLRFGLELRDVAETVLKSDFQVFRTALAEGGLVKGFAAPGLASLPRRQVDELTELARSRGARGLVTIALDGDWTDPGDLQPEQVRSQVSRFFPVELMRELARTLGAKGGDMMLLVGGPKQVVYSALGELRTEVARRCELADPDVLAYAFVVDFPLFGWDDEGERWDSVHHPFTSANPEDAPLLDTDPGAASAQAYDLVCNGYEMGGGSIRIHTREMQEKVFGLLGFSKESMTERFGHLLSALESGAPPHGGIAMGIDRVAMLLAGEDNLREVIAFPKTQTASDLLFNAPSEVEQSQLDDLHLRVTE, encoded by the coding sequence ATGCTCAAGGACAGGGACTGCGGGTCGTTGCGGGCCGCCGACGCCGGCAGCAGTGTCGCGCTGGCAGGCTGGGTCGATCGCCGCCGTGACCACGGCGGGCTGATCTTCCTCGACCTCCGCGACCGCAGCGGCGTCGTGCAGGTCGTCATCAACCCCGAGTCCATTGAGTCGCCCTACGAGGACGCCGAGCGCGTCCGCGGCGAGTGGGTCCTGCGCATCGAGGGCGAGGTCTCCCCGCGCCCGGCCGGCACCGTCAACACCAACCTCGCAACTGGCGAGGTCGAGGTTGCCGTCCGCACGTTGGCCGTGCTCAACGCCTCCTCGCCGCCGCCCTTCTACATCAACGAGGACAGCGACGTCGACGAGCAGCTCCGCATGCGCCACCGCCACCTGTACCTGCGCCGCCGCCGCATGCAGAACAACCTCATCCTGCGCCACCGCATCGTCAAGCACATCCGCGACTTCCTTGACGAGCGCGACTTCCTGGAGATTGAGACACCCATCCTCATCAAGAGCACCCCGGAGGGCGCCCGCGACTACCTCGTCCCCAGCCGCGTGCACCCGGGTAGCTTCTACGCCCTGCCGCAGTCGCCGCAGCAGCTCAAGCAGCTCCTCATGGTCGCCGGCTTCGAGCGCTACTTCCAGATCGCCCGCTGCTTCCGTGACGAGGACCTCCGCGCCGACCGCCAGCCGGAGTTCACCCAGCTCGACCTCGAGATGAGCTTCGTGGAGCGCGAGGACATCCTCGATCTCATCGAGGAGCTGTACGCGACCATGGCCGCCAAGCTGGTGCCGCGCAAGACCGTGCAGCGACCCTTCCCGCGCCTCTCCCACGCCGCCGCCATGGACCGCTACGGCAGCGACAAGCCCGACCTCCGCTTCGGCCTGGAGCTGCGTGACGTGGCTGAGACCGTCCTGAAGAGCGACTTCCAAGTCTTCCGCACCGCCCTCGCCGAGGGCGGCCTCGTCAAGGGCTTTGCCGCGCCGGGGCTGGCCTCGCTGCCGCGGCGGCAGGTCGACGAGCTGACGGAGCTCGCACGCAGCCGTGGCGCGAGGGGCCTCGTCACCATCGCCCTCGACGGCGACTGGACGGACCCCGGCGACCTGCAGCCCGAACAGGTGCGCTCGCAGGTGTCGCGCTTCTTCCCCGTCGAGCTCATGCGCGAGCTCGCCCGGACGCTCGGCGCAAAGGGTGGCGACATGATGCTGCTGGTCGGCGGCCCGAAGCAGGTAGTCTACAGCGCCCTCGGCGAGCTGCGCACGGAGGTGGCCCGCCGCTGCGAACTCGCCGACCCGGACGTGCTCGCCTACGCCTTCGTCGTCGACTTCCCCCTCTTCGGCTGGGACGACGAGGGCGAGCGGTGGGACTCGGTGCACCACCCGTTCACGTCGGCCAATCCGGAGGACGCGCCGCTGCTGGACACCGACCCCGGCGCCGCCAGCGCGCAGGCGTACGACCTGGTCTGCAACGGCTACGAGATGGGCGGCGGCAGCATCCGCATCCACACCCGCGAGATGCAGGAGAAGGTCTTCGGGCTGCTGGGGTTCTCAAAGGAGAGCATGACCGAGCGGTTCGGGCACCTGCTCTCCGCGCTGGAGTCGGGCGCGCCGCCCCACGGCGGCATCGCCATGGGCATCGACCGCGTCGCCATGCTCCTCGCCGGCGAGGACAACCTGCGAGAGGTCATCGCCTTCCCCAAGACCCAGACAGCCTCAGACCTCCTCTTCAACGCCCCCTCAGAGGTCGAGCAGTCCCAGCTCGACGACCTGCACCTGCGCGTGACGGAGTAG
- a CDS encoding GyrI-like domain-containing protein, whose protein sequence is METPEIRQLDAFTVVGLDAAFFGIESAKANNFEVIPPLWDRFHTRCDEVPNRADASMYGVIVPPAGGGNGKTDEIRYVAGVAVSEVGSLPDGMVRYDLPACDYAVFEHRGPIGNLGMTLDYAFRNWLPNSGYRWSGIELERYDHRYSSDTSDLSIMEFWVGIALKEG, encoded by the coding sequence ATGGAAACACCGGAAATCCGCCAATTGGACGCCTTCACCGTTGTTGGTCTGGATGCTGCATTCTTCGGAATTGAGTCAGCCAAGGCCAACAACTTTGAGGTCATACCACCGCTATGGGACCGTTTCCATACCCGCTGCGACGAGGTGCCGAACAGAGCGGATGCAAGCATGTATGGGGTTATCGTCCCGCCGGCAGGTGGTGGGAACGGCAAAACTGACGAGATTCGCTACGTCGCTGGGGTGGCGGTCTCAGAGGTTGGTTCGCTGCCGGACGGCATGGTGCGTTACGACCTCCCGGCGTGTGATTACGCAGTGTTCGAGCACAGGGGCCCAATCGGTAACCTGGGGATGACCCTCGACTATGCATTTCGAAATTGGTTGCCGAATTCAGGCTACCGTTGGAGCGGGATTGAACTCGAACGCTATGACCATCGTTATTCTTCAGACACCTCTGACTTATCGATAATGGAGTTCTGGGTCGGAATCGCGCTCAAAGAAGGGTAG
- a CDS encoding Smr/MutS family protein has protein sequence METAPADALDGGTADALRSRSLELLEFPAVLEQLASNTGFMLGRREALALTPSSDPGAVAERQRETAEARLFLEVGGSMEFGEAGDVSVEAQRAAKGGVLTGLELRAVAETLRAGRLARNAFLRHDRDCPALASLARNIPDMDARETAIFRAIGVDGQVEDAASPALREIRSQARIAYGRLEDTLQRLVRSDRTRRVLQEPLVTERNGRLVVPVRVEMRSRMPGLVHDVSGSGETIFVEPLAAVSLGNQWRELKLAETREEERVLRELSLSIGDYADEVELTQSLLARLDATLARGRYALALRANPAATADEGLQDVRLVGARHPLLKGRVVPLSLDLGHVAPEVGEDAPRRILLITGPNGGGKTVALKTLGLMALMHQAGLQTPAEPGTVLPIFDGVYADIGDQQSIAQSLSTFTSHMTSVRGILSQATSRSLALMDELGSSTDPEEGAALAEAVLQSLLEIDVTTIATTHLRRVAAFVQETPGMVNASVELDPETFAPTYGLTVGLPGRSYALTIAERVGLPHGVVERAEAMLSPEHRRVEELLAEVVEERQAAADVRAEGEAALAEAQELRRQAEAELERLRELRVEQMETARHDLQAQADDLMGRLKAAEQALLNTPAAPQQEALAEVQQAVASVQSVRRGLRAPRWRPKREDRAEWLHSLGPGDTVRVRGFPGPAQVMAAPDDRGMLEVAVGVLRAQVPLDHVLHRDPAAAQAAESTRKRYTRKSQPMPSTEPNGESPAVSALQQLPAAQLDLRGMRVDEALDRLPPFLDRALQDGHARVRVVHGMGTGALRAAVREWLQSSSMVSRWSPTEGRTADGATDVDLA, from the coding sequence GTGGAGACCGCACCTGCAGACGCTTTGGACGGCGGCACGGCGGACGCTTTGCGCTCACGCTCGCTGGAGCTGCTGGAGTTCCCGGCGGTGCTGGAGCAGCTCGCCTCGAATACCGGCTTCATGCTAGGCCGCCGCGAGGCCCTCGCCCTCACGCCCTCCTCCGACCCCGGCGCCGTCGCCGAGCGGCAGCGCGAGACCGCGGAGGCCCGCCTCTTCCTCGAGGTGGGCGGCAGCATGGAGTTCGGCGAGGCCGGCGACGTCTCCGTCGAGGCGCAGCGGGCCGCCAAGGGCGGCGTCCTCACCGGGCTGGAGCTGCGCGCCGTCGCCGAGACGCTGCGCGCCGGCCGCCTCGCGCGGAACGCCTTCCTCCGTCACGACCGGGACTGCCCCGCCCTCGCCTCGCTGGCGCGCAACATCCCAGACATGGACGCCCGCGAGACGGCCATCTTCCGCGCCATCGGCGTCGACGGGCAGGTCGAGGACGCGGCGTCGCCCGCGCTGCGGGAGATCCGCTCCCAGGCGCGCATCGCCTACGGGCGGCTGGAGGATACGCTGCAGCGCCTCGTCCGCTCCGACCGCACCCGGCGCGTCCTGCAGGAGCCGCTGGTGACCGAGCGCAACGGCCGCCTTGTCGTGCCCGTGCGCGTGGAGATGCGCAGCCGCATGCCCGGCCTCGTCCACGACGTCTCCGGCAGCGGCGAGACCATCTTCGTCGAGCCCCTCGCCGCCGTGTCCCTCGGCAACCAGTGGCGCGAGCTGAAGCTGGCCGAGACCCGAGAGGAGGAGCGCGTCCTCCGCGAGCTCTCCCTCTCCATCGGCGACTACGCCGACGAGGTCGAGCTGACGCAGTCGTTGCTGGCCCGCCTCGACGCCACGCTCGCGAGGGGGCGATACGCCCTCGCGCTCCGTGCCAACCCGGCGGCGACGGCGGACGAGGGCCTGCAGGACGTGCGCCTCGTCGGCGCGCGGCACCCGCTGCTCAAGGGCCGTGTCGTGCCCCTGTCGCTCGACCTCGGCCACGTCGCGCCCGAGGTCGGGGAGGACGCCCCGAGGCGCATCCTGCTCATCACCGGGCCCAACGGCGGCGGCAAGACCGTCGCGCTCAAGACCCTCGGCCTCATGGCGCTCATGCACCAGGCCGGGCTGCAGACGCCCGCCGAGCCCGGCACCGTGCTCCCCATCTTCGACGGCGTCTACGCGGACATCGGCGATCAGCAGAGCATCGCGCAGTCGCTCTCCACCTTCACCTCGCACATGACCAGCGTGCGGGGCATCCTCTCGCAGGCCACGTCGCGCTCGCTTGCCCTCATGGACGAGCTCGGTTCCAGCACCGACCCCGAGGAGGGCGCCGCCCTCGCCGAGGCTGTCTTGCAGAGCCTCTTGGAGATAGACGTCACCACCATCGCCACCACCCACCTCCGCCGCGTCGCCGCCTTCGTGCAGGAGACGCCCGGCATGGTGAACGCCAGCGTAGAGCTGGACCCGGAGACCTTCGCGCCGACCTACGGCCTGACCGTCGGGCTGCCGGGCCGCAGCTACGCGTTGACCATCGCGGAGCGCGTCGGCCTCCCCCACGGCGTCGTCGAGCGGGCGGAGGCGATGCTCTCGCCCGAGCACCGCCGCGTCGAGGAGCTGCTGGCCGAGGTCGTCGAGGAGCGCCAGGCCGCTGCCGACGTGCGCGCCGAGGGCGAGGCCGCCCTCGCCGAGGCGCAGGAGCTCCGGCGGCAAGCGGAGGCCGAGCTTGAGCGGCTGCGGGAGCTGCGCGTCGAGCAGATGGAGACCGCCCGCCACGACCTGCAGGCGCAGGCGGACGACCTCATGGGGCGGCTGAAGGCGGCGGAGCAGGCGCTCCTGAACACGCCCGCCGCGCCGCAGCAGGAGGCACTCGCCGAGGTGCAACAGGCCGTGGCGTCCGTGCAGAGCGTGCGTCGAGGGCTCCGCGCCCCGCGATGGCGCCCCAAGCGCGAGGACCGCGCCGAGTGGCTCCACAGCCTCGGCCCCGGCGACACCGTCCGCGTCCGCGGCTTCCCGGGCCCCGCGCAGGTCATGGCCGCCCCCGACGACCGCGGCATGCTGGAGGTCGCCGTCGGCGTGCTGCGCGCGCAGGTGCCCCTCGACCACGTCCTCCACCGCGACCCGGCCGCCGCGCAAGCCGCCGAATCGACGCGCAAGCGCTACACCCGAAAGTCGCAGCCCATGCCCTCGACTGAGCCCAACGGCGAGTCGCCCGCCGTCAGCGCCCTGCAGCAGCTCCCGGCGGCGCAGCTCGACCTGCGTGGCATGCGCGTCGACGAGGCCCTCGACCGCCTCCCGCCCTTCCTCGACCGCGCGCTGCAAGACGGCCACGCCCGCGTCCGCGTCGTGCACGGCATGGGCACCGGCGCCCTCCGCGCCGCCGTCCGGGAGTGGCTCCAGTCCTCGAGCATGGTAAGCCGCTGGTCCCCCACCGAGGGCCGTACCGCAGACGGCGCCACAGACGTGGACCTGGCGTAG
- a CDS encoding AIR synthase-related protein → MDVGKLPADVLAKLLSGTAQPDPRVLQGPGVGADAAVIELGDRLLIAKADPVTFATDRIGWYAVQVNANDVACMGGTPRWFLATVLLPEGAPESLAIAIHEQITQACDALDVTLVGGHTEITYGLTRPIVSGQMLGEATRDTVVWPGGARPGDALILTQGIAIEGTSVLAHEAADALLAAGLSQAEVSAAAALLDAPGISVVRAAQAAARAGGTAMHDPTEGGLATGLAELAAAAKAGLEVDESAVRVLPETSAVCRALGLDPLALLASGSLLAAAAPERTDAVLAALAAEGIPATVIGRVTEASAGLRLRTSNGVRELPGFPRDELARYMAQAS, encoded by the coding sequence GTGGACGTAGGCAAACTCCCGGCGGACGTCCTCGCGAAGCTGTTGTCCGGCACGGCGCAGCCCGACCCGCGTGTGCTGCAGGGCCCCGGCGTCGGCGCTGACGCGGCCGTCATCGAGCTCGGCGACCGCCTCCTCATCGCCAAGGCCGACCCCGTCACCTTTGCGACCGACCGCATCGGCTGGTACGCCGTGCAGGTGAACGCCAACGACGTCGCCTGCATGGGCGGCACGCCGCGCTGGTTCCTTGCGACCGTCCTGCTCCCCGAGGGCGCGCCCGAGAGCCTTGCCATCGCCATCCACGAGCAGATCACGCAAGCCTGCGACGCCCTCGACGTGACGCTGGTGGGCGGGCACACGGAGATTACCTACGGCCTGACGCGCCCCATCGTGTCCGGCCAGATGCTGGGCGAGGCCACCCGCGACACCGTCGTCTGGCCCGGCGGCGCCCGCCCCGGCGACGCTCTCATCCTCACGCAGGGCATCGCCATAGAGGGCACCTCCGTCCTCGCGCACGAGGCCGCGGACGCCCTCCTCGCCGCTGGCCTCTCGCAGGCCGAGGTCTCGGCGGCCGCCGCCCTCCTTGACGCGCCGGGCATCAGCGTCGTCCGCGCCGCGCAGGCCGCCGCGCGGGCGGGTGGGACGGCCATGCACGACCCGACGGAGGGCGGCCTCGCGACGGGCCTCGCGGAGCTCGCGGCCGCCGCCAAGGCCGGGTTGGAGGTGGACGAATCAGCCGTCCGCGTCCTGCCGGAGACGAGCGCCGTGTGCCGCGCCCTTGGCCTCGACCCGCTGGCGCTGCTCGCCTCCGGCTCGCTGCTCGCCGCCGCCGCGCCCGAGCGCACCGACGCCGTCCTCGCCGCCCTCGCTGCCGAGGGCATCCCCGCGACGGTCATCGGCCGTGTGACCGAGGCGTCGGCCGGACTGCGGCTGCGCACGTCGAACGGCGTCCGCGAGCTGCCCGGCTTCCCCCGTGACGAGCTGGCCCGCTACATGGCTCAGGCCTCCTGA
- the ispE gene encoding 4-(cytidine 5'-diphospho)-2-C-methyl-D-erythritol kinase encodes MEPLSRRAYAKLNLGLEVVGRRDDGYHDLVTVFQTVSLYDQITASPAAGLSIRCKNPALTGRRNLVWQAAELLREGSGSEQGATIGLVKAIPVSAGLGGGSSDAASALALLDRLWELDWPEERLAEAAGLLGSDVPFFLRGGAALARGRGELLQPLPTPPGQWFLLLMPNIRMAGKTPALYRRLRPADFSDGSATEALAESLRDAAPLEEASMVNAFERAASETFQGLGRFRNALEHAAGHPAHLSGSGPSLFARVNSNADGVEGLKELRTLGFNAALVRAVDGGEQP; translated from the coding sequence ATGGAGCCTTTGAGCCGGCGGGCCTACGCCAAGCTCAACCTCGGCCTAGAGGTCGTGGGCCGCCGTGACGACGGCTACCACGACCTGGTCACCGTCTTTCAGACCGTCAGCCTCTACGACCAGATCACCGCCTCCCCCGCCGCCGGCCTGTCCATCCGCTGCAAGAACCCCGCGCTGACCGGCCGCCGCAACCTCGTCTGGCAGGCTGCTGAGCTCCTGCGCGAGGGGTCCGGTTCCGAGCAGGGCGCGACGATCGGTCTCGTGAAGGCGATCCCCGTCTCCGCGGGCCTCGGCGGCGGCAGCAGCGACGCCGCGTCCGCGCTGGCGCTGCTCGATCGGCTGTGGGAGTTGGACTGGCCGGAGGAACGGCTTGCCGAGGCCGCCGGCCTCCTCGGCTCCGACGTCCCCTTCTTCCTGCGCGGCGGCGCCGCCCTCGCCCGTGGCCGCGGCGAGCTGCTGCAGCCCTTGCCCACGCCCCCTGGCCAGTGGTTCCTGCTGCTGATGCCCAACATCCGCATGGCCGGCAAGACCCCTGCCCTCTACCGCCGTCTGCGGCCCGCCGACTTCTCCGACGGCTCGGCGACGGAGGCCCTCGCCGAGTCGCTGCGGGACGCCGCTCCGCTGGAAGAGGCAAGCATGGTCAACGCCTTCGAGCGCGCCGCCTCCGAGACGTTTCAGGGGTTGGGGCGCTTCCGCAACGCGCTTGAACACGCGGCAGGCCACCCCGCCCACCTCTCCGGCAGCGGCCCCAGCCTCTTCGCTCGCGTCAATAGCAACGCCGACGGCGTCGAGGGACTGAAGGAGCTGCGGACCCTGGGCTTCAACGCGGCCCTCGTCCGGGCCGTCGACGGCGGGGAGCAGCCGTGA
- a CDS encoding alpha/beta hydrolase, with protein MVNIQDGKTITVPVGDGSIEYFYYELGDPAGEPVVFMHTGGAGVSAYQCWRLNLDAVAEAGYRVLAPDSPGFGRTSPGNAVEGMAAFLDAHGIDRAHLAGNSGGGMAATNFSARYPDRVRSLTLSGGEPRVDTEATKPIVPLLGQTARMNFARAMLTKPQLTYEDMRNATADFFYDRDHSEIDATAQLRLDSLSDPDLLQRVIDEAIGQISRGRAATSDEVYAAITAPTYLLHGRDEPYFYSEEDQPILIDAAIKVVFAIRDCRCTLIPFCGHWPQLEKAEEYNRLLLGFLGEVSRRG; from the coding sequence ATGGTGAACATCCAGGACGGCAAGACGATAACCGTGCCCGTCGGCGACGGCAGCATCGAGTATTTCTACTATGAGCTCGGCGACCCGGCGGGAGAGCCCGTCGTCTTCATGCACACGGGCGGCGCGGGCGTCTCCGCCTACCAGTGCTGGCGCCTGAACCTGGACGCCGTCGCGGAGGCGGGCTACCGCGTCCTCGCGCCGGACTCGCCCGGCTTTGGGCGCACCTCGCCGGGCAACGCAGTGGAGGGCATGGCTGCGTTCCTCGACGCCCACGGCATTGACCGGGCGCACCTTGCCGGCAACTCCGGCGGCGGCATGGCGGCCACCAACTTCTCTGCCCGCTACCCGGACCGCGTGCGCAGCCTGACCCTCAGCGGCGGCGAGCCGCGGGTGGACACGGAGGCGACGAAGCCCATCGTCCCGCTGCTCGGCCAGACGGCCCGCATGAACTTCGCCCGCGCCATGCTCACAAAGCCGCAGCTGACCTACGAGGACATGCGCAACGCCACCGCAGACTTCTTCTACGACCGCGACCACTCTGAGATCGACGCCACGGCGCAGCTCCGCCTCGACTCCCTTTCAGACCCGGACCTGCTGCAGCGCGTGATCGACGAGGCCATCGGGCAGATCAGCCGGGGCCGGGCCGCCACGTCGGACGAGGTCTACGCCGCCATCACCGCGCCCACCTACCTCCTTCACGGCCGCGACGAGCCCTACTTCTACAGCGAAGAGGACCAGCCCATCCTCATCGACGCGGCCATCAAGGTGGTCTTCGCCATCAGGGATTGCCGCTGCACGCTGATTCCCTTCTGCGGCCACTGGCCCCAACTGGAGAAGGCGGAGGAGTACAACCGGCTGCTGCTGGGCTTCCTTGGCGAGGTGTCGCGGCGCGGCTAG
- a CDS encoding RidA family protein, with the protein MPKTHANPEGMHTPTGYSHVVKAGDTVYIAGQVSVAPDGSVVGEGDAEAQAEQVYQNMQTALAHAGATFRDVVKTTTYVVNEDCIASTRAARLRYFETEPPASTLLVISRLARPEFLIEIEAIAYVG; encoded by the coding sequence ATGCCCAAGACACACGCCAACCCGGAAGGCATGCACACGCCCACCGGCTACTCGCACGTGGTGAAGGCCGGGGACACGGTCTACATCGCGGGGCAGGTCTCCGTCGCGCCCGACGGCTCGGTTGTCGGCGAGGGCGACGCGGAGGCGCAGGCGGAGCAGGTGTACCAGAACATGCAGACGGCGCTCGCCCACGCCGGCGCGACGTTCAGGGACGTCGTGAAGACGACGACGTACGTGGTGAACGAGGACTGCATCGCATCGACGCGGGCGGCGCGGCTGCGCTACTTCGAGACGGAGCCGCCGGCGTCGACGCTGCTGGTGATCTCGCGGCTGGCGCGGCCGGAGTTTCTGATTGAGATAGAGGCGATCGCGTACGTGGGGTAG